A window of the Radiobacillus deserti genome harbors these coding sequences:
- a CDS encoding glycerol-3-phosphate responsive antiterminator → MEELTGVLPAIKHEKDFEKVLRSKKQKHMIFLESRLSQIPSLVRYAKKENKKVLIHADLIQGLKADEFGMEFLIRDVKVDGIISTRGNVIGLAKKHGLLAIQRLFVLDSHALEHNLKIINNVKPDYIEVLPGLIPKIIREVRDSTNLPVIAGGLIRTEEDVQNAMDGGAEAVTTSNSKLWNL, encoded by the coding sequence GTGGAGGAATTAACAGGAGTGCTACCAGCTATCAAGCATGAAAAGGATTTTGAAAAGGTATTAAGAAGTAAAAAACAGAAGCATATGATTTTTCTTGAATCAAGACTGTCACAAATTCCGAGCTTAGTACGGTATGCAAAAAAAGAAAACAAAAAAGTTTTGATTCACGCAGATTTAATCCAAGGATTAAAGGCAGATGAATTCGGAATGGAATTTCTAATTCGGGATGTGAAAGTTGACGGGATTATTTCTACGAGAGGAAATGTCATTGGACTTGCCAAAAAACATGGATTACTCGCTATCCAACGTTTGTTCGTGCTAGATAGTCATGCATTGGAGCATAACCTTAAAATCATTAATAATGTGAAACCAGACTACATAGAAGTGTTACCAGGATTAATTCCGAAAATTATTCGTGAAGTACGGGACTCTACCAACCTTCCAGTTATTGCAGGCGGCCTCATTCGAACGGAAGAGGATGTCCAAAATGCAATGGATGGCGGAGCGGAAGCTGTAACGACATCCAATTCAAAGCTATGGAATCTTTAA
- a CDS encoding cation:proton antiporter, with protein MHHFNEVFIQILILLAISIFVIGVAKKLKQPYTIALVLVGLIFGLFQGPIPLLEEAEHFITQSSVFQAIIISLFLPILLGDATLKLPFHHILHQKKAVMSTALIGTLLSFLLIGFSTYYLLDLPISVAFTFAALMSATDPISVLSIFKSAGVSQKVSTIMEGESLFNDGIAVVLFKISSIFLLTYIEMGWEGFASGIFLFFKFAIGGALLGLALGFIASQIIRFYDDYPFEIAVSALLFFGSYFIAEHIEVSGVIAVVAGGFVFSDYGAKIGMSKQTHTNINTFWDVITLIANSIIFLLIGLEIRNIDFSGKWLMIVVAIALVLLARTIALYGSTSLLKDISRKERLLLNWGGLKGSLSIALALSLPSSFEGRDTVLILTFSVVLFSLFIQGLTIQPLIKALGLSTKK; from the coding sequence ATGCATCACTTTAATGAAGTCTTTATTCAAATTCTAATTTTACTTGCTATTTCTATATTTGTTATAGGAGTAGCGAAAAAACTGAAGCAACCGTATACCATTGCACTTGTGCTAGTAGGTCTAATTTTTGGATTGTTCCAAGGTCCAATTCCACTTTTAGAAGAAGCGGAGCATTTCATCACCCAATCCAGCGTCTTTCAAGCAATCATTATCTCGTTGTTTCTTCCAATCCTATTAGGGGACGCAACATTAAAGCTCCCTTTTCACCACATCTTACACCAGAAAAAGGCTGTGATGAGTACGGCATTAATCGGAACATTACTTTCCTTTCTACTCATCGGCTTTTCTACATACTATTTACTCGATTTACCGATATCCGTTGCGTTTACATTCGCAGCGCTAATGAGTGCAACGGATCCTATTAGTGTCTTATCAATTTTCAAGTCGGCTGGTGTCTCTCAGAAGGTCTCAACCATTATGGAAGGCGAATCTTTATTTAATGATGGAATCGCAGTCGTTTTGTTCAAAATCTCCTCCATTTTCTTGCTGACGTATATTGAAATGGGATGGGAAGGTTTTGCAAGTGGAATTTTTCTGTTTTTCAAGTTTGCGATTGGAGGAGCATTACTTGGGTTAGCCTTAGGATTTATCGCATCCCAAATCATTCGCTTCTACGACGATTATCCATTTGAAATCGCCGTTTCAGCCTTATTATTCTTCGGGAGTTATTTTATCGCAGAACATATAGAGGTTTCTGGGGTCATTGCTGTCGTTGCTGGTGGGTTTGTATTCAGTGATTACGGTGCTAAAATCGGCATGTCAAAACAGACGCACACAAATATTAATACATTTTGGGACGTCATCACTTTAATTGCCAATTCAATTATCTTCTTATTAATTGGACTAGAAATTCGAAACATTGATTTTTCGGGAAAGTGGCTCATGATTGTCGTTGCCATCGCTCTTGTACTTCTTGCACGCACCATTGCCTTGTACGGTAGTACGTCACTGTTGAAAGACATTTCCCGGAAAGAACGGTTACTTCTAAACTGGGGTGGATTAAAAGGAAGTCTATCCATCGCATTAGCATTAAGTTTACCTAGTTCCTTTGAAGGCAGAGATACTGTATTGATTTTAACCTTCTCCGTTGTATTATTCTCATTATTTATACAAGGGCTTACCATACAGCCATTGATTAAGGCATTGGGATTATCAACGAAAAAATAA
- a CDS encoding MIP/aquaporin family protein, protein MSEFLAEIIGTMILIIFGGGVVGGVNLKKSIAEGAGWIVVTVGWGLAVTMGVYAVGSVSGAHLNPAVTLGFAAVGEFPWDKVPMYITAQMIGAFIGACIVFFQYLPHWRETEDQGAKLAVFSTGPAIKSTYSNLVSEIIGTFVLVMGLMFIGANQFTEGLNPAIVGLLIVAIGLSLGGTTGYAINPARDLGPRIAHAILPIIGKGGSNWGYAWIPVIGPVIGGIYGGLFYHAIFTGDLSLAFWIVSAVIAVILIAALNSELKKKNTQVSNVKKAI, encoded by the coding sequence ATGTCCGAATTTTTAGCGGAAATAATCGGTACAATGATATTGATCATTTTTGGTGGTGGTGTAGTAGGTGGTGTAAACTTAAAGAAATCAATTGCAGAAGGCGCAGGCTGGATTGTCGTAACCGTAGGATGGGGTCTAGCGGTTACCATGGGTGTGTATGCGGTTGGAAGTGTATCAGGAGCTCATCTAAATCCAGCAGTAACATTAGGATTTGCTGCAGTTGGAGAGTTTCCATGGGATAAAGTTCCGATGTACATTACAGCACAAATGATAGGTGCCTTTATTGGTGCGTGTATCGTGTTCTTTCAATATCTACCGCACTGGAGAGAAACAGAAGATCAAGGAGCGAAGCTTGCCGTATTTTCTACAGGACCAGCAATCAAAAGCACGTACTCTAACCTAGTGAGTGAGATTATCGGTACATTCGTTCTAGTTATGGGGCTAATGTTTATTGGTGCAAACCAATTTACAGAAGGGTTAAATCCAGCTATTGTTGGGTTATTAATTGTAGCAATCGGTCTTTCTCTTGGTGGAACAACTGGTTATGCGATTAACCCAGCACGTGATTTAGGTCCACGAATTGCACATGCTATTCTACCAATTATCGGTAAAGGCGGATCCAATTGGGGGTACGCTTGGATTCCAGTGATTGGACCAGTCATCGGAGGTATATATGGCGGTTTATTCTACCACGCTATTTTCACTGGTGATCTTTCATTAGCATTCTGGATTGTATCTGCGGTTATCGCGGTAATCCTTATTGCAGCATTAAACAGTGAGTTAAAAAAGAAAAATACTCAAGTGAGTAATGTAAAAAAAGCAATATAA
- the glpK gene encoding glycerol kinase GlpK, protein MGQYILSLDQGTTSSRAILFNHDGEIVETAQREFEQFFPKPGWVEHDANEIWTSILAVISEVLRKADVEPDQIAGIGITNQRETTVVWDKNTGKPIYKAVVWQSRQTEGICKDLREKGLNDLFREKTGLLLDPYFAGTKVKWILDNVEGAREKADNGDLLFGTIDSWLVYKLSGGKTHVTDYSNASRTLMYNIYDLKWDDELLDILGVPKSMLPEVRPSSEVYAKTVDYHFFGKEVPIAGIAGDQQAALFGQACFESGMAKNTYGTGCFMLMNTGEKAVRSENGLLTTLAWGVDGKVEYALEGSIFVAGSAIQWLRDGLRIIENAPESEAFATKVDSTDGVYLVPAFVGLGTPYWDSDARGAVFGLTRGTSKEHFIRATLESLAYQTKDVLDAMIADSGIDLKTLRVDGGAVKNNFLMQFQSDILGVPVDRPVVNETTALGAAYLAGLAVGYWKDKEEIGKQWQNDRTFTNEMEEAKRKELYAGWQKAVEATRVFK, encoded by the coding sequence TTGGGTCAATATATTTTATCATTAGACCAAGGAACAACTAGTTCACGTGCAATTTTATTTAATCATGATGGGGAGATTGTAGAAACAGCGCAACGCGAGTTTGAACAGTTCTTTCCGAAGCCAGGATGGGTAGAGCATGACGCGAATGAAATTTGGACGTCTATCCTAGCAGTTATTTCTGAAGTATTAAGGAAAGCAGATGTTGAGCCAGATCAGATTGCAGGGATTGGAATTACCAACCAACGTGAAACAACAGTTGTCTGGGATAAAAACACTGGAAAACCGATTTACAAAGCAGTCGTGTGGCAATCTCGTCAAACAGAAGGTATTTGTAAAGACTTACGTGAAAAAGGACTGAACGATCTATTCCGTGAGAAAACAGGTTTATTACTAGATCCTTACTTTGCGGGAACAAAGGTTAAGTGGATTTTAGATAATGTCGAGGGTGCTCGTGAGAAAGCCGATAACGGAGATCTTCTTTTCGGAACGATTGATTCTTGGTTAGTTTACAAGCTTTCTGGTGGAAAAACACACGTAACGGATTATTCCAATGCATCTCGTACTTTAATGTATAATATCTATGACCTGAAATGGGACGATGAGCTACTTGACATTTTAGGTGTGCCGAAAAGCATGCTTCCAGAAGTCCGTCCTTCTTCAGAAGTGTACGCGAAAACAGTTGATTACCACTTCTTCGGTAAAGAGGTTCCAATTGCAGGAATTGCTGGTGATCAACAAGCTGCGTTATTTGGGCAGGCGTGCTTCGAAAGTGGAATGGCGAAAAACACTTATGGTACTGGTTGCTTTATGCTCATGAACACTGGAGAAAAAGCGGTTCGCTCTGAAAATGGATTACTCACTACCCTAGCATGGGGTGTTGATGGAAAAGTGGAGTATGCATTAGAAGGTAGTATTTTCGTAGCTGGATCTGCTATTCAGTGGCTTCGTGACGGACTTCGTATTATTGAAAACGCACCAGAGAGTGAAGCTTTCGCGACGAAAGTAGATTCTACGGATGGGGTATATCTAGTTCCAGCGTTCGTTGGGTTAGGTACACCATACTGGGATAGTGATGCGCGTGGAGCGGTATTTGGGCTTACACGTGGTACTTCAAAAGAACACTTTATCCGTGCGACGTTAGAATCTCTAGCTTACCAAACGAAAGACGTGTTAGATGCGATGATTGCAGATTCTGGTATTGATCTTAAAACACTTCGTGTCGATGGGGGAGCAGTTAAGAATAACTTCTTAATGCAATTCCAAAGTGACATTCTAGGTGTTCCTGTGGATCGCCCAGTTGTAAACGAAACAACAGCTTTAGGTGCTGCCTACCTCGCAGGTCTTGCAGTTGGCTACTGGAAGGATAAAGAGGAAATCGGCAAACAATGGCAAAACGACCGTACCTTTACGAATGAGATGGAAGAAGCAAAACGTAAGGAGCTTTATGCTGGCTGGCAAAAAGCGGTCGAAGCAACAAGAGTTTTTAAGTAA
- the dhaM gene encoding dihydroxyacetone kinase phosphoryl donor subunit DhaM codes for MSYVGIVLVSHSPKVAEGIKDLITQVIQDVPVVAAGGTDENEIGTSFEKISDAIEEVQSEKGVLLFYDLGSALMNAEMAIEMSNHDNVQVAKDVALVEGAYVAAVEASMGKSIEEVYQAAKKAVQPTE; via the coding sequence ATGTCATATGTCGGAATCGTATTAGTCTCACACAGTCCGAAAGTTGCCGAAGGGATTAAAGATTTAATTACGCAAGTTATTCAAGATGTTCCCGTCGTTGCAGCTGGTGGAACAGATGAAAATGAGATTGGCACAAGCTTTGAGAAGATATCGGATGCTATAGAAGAAGTACAAAGTGAGAAAGGTGTTCTGTTGTTTTATGATCTCGGTAGTGCACTAATGAATGCAGAGATGGCGATTGAGATGTCTAATCACGATAATGTTCAAGTAGCCAAGGATGTTGCACTGGTAGAAGGAGCCTATGTAGCAGCAGTAGAGGCAAGCATGGGTAAATCCATCGAGGAAGTGTACCAAGCGGCAAAAAAAGCTGTTCAACCAACAGAATAA
- the dhaL gene encoding dihydroxyacetone kinase subunit DhaL translates to MELHVAQALMWIERTNEKIQENKEYLSALDQAIGDGDHGINMARGFQAVIEKTSSSEYETVSDVLKDVAMTLMAKVGGASGPLYGTAFLKMSMSTKGKESVSQEDLAEAVRQALEGMKQRGKATEGEKTLIDVWTPVQELLEQSEDLQPEEIKKTAKDAMEATKNIMATKGRAAYLKERSIGHLDAGSVSSYYLFESLANVLEEGN, encoded by the coding sequence ATGGAACTTCATGTTGCACAAGCATTAATGTGGATCGAACGGACAAATGAAAAAATCCAAGAAAATAAGGAATACTTATCCGCCTTAGATCAAGCTATAGGGGATGGAGATCACGGCATCAATATGGCTCGTGGCTTTCAAGCAGTCATCGAAAAGACTTCTTCTTCTGAATATGAAACAGTTTCAGATGTTTTGAAGGATGTTGCGATGACTCTAATGGCTAAGGTGGGCGGTGCATCTGGGCCATTATACGGAACAGCTTTTTTGAAAATGTCGATGTCAACAAAGGGTAAAGAATCTGTAAGCCAAGAGGATCTCGCGGAAGCTGTTCGTCAGGCGTTAGAAGGTATGAAGCAACGAGGAAAGGCGACCGAAGGTGAAAAGACGTTAATTGATGTTTGGACACCAGTTCAGGAGTTGTTGGAGCAATCAGAAGACCTCCAACCAGAGGAAATAAAAAAGACAGCAAAAGATGCAATGGAAGCAACGAAGAATATTATGGCAACTAAGGGAAGAGCAGCTTACTTGAAAGAACGTTCCATTGGCCATCTGGATGCAGGCTCTGTATCGTCTTATTATCTATTTGAATCGCTAGCCAATGTATTAGAGGAAGGGAATTAA
- a CDS encoding MDR family MFS transporter has translation MPRNIWLLIIGMAINVTGASFIWPLNTIYMHNELGESLAFAGVILMLNQGFAIIGNLIGGHLFDRWGGYKTILTGSSIAVLSASLLAFYHTIVPYTLLLIVMGFGAGITRPAMFAMAGSVWPEGGRRAFNSIYVAQNLGVALGASIGGFVAAFSFEYIFMANASIYILFFVYVFFAYKHMDTHTQAAYAGVKELNTKIKDKKAFRALLILSVGFFMCWIGYVQWQTTIASYTQDLGIPVNQYSLLWTINGFLIVASQPLLKLLTKKIQDPRKHIYIGNTIFILSFIVILFAKSFTMFAVAMIILTIGEMLVWPAIPTLANQLAPKGRTGFYQGFINSVSTAGHMVGPLFGGFIVDQYHIEILFYILLGIFLIPFWSTYLYDKGLSSEKSLHTS, from the coding sequence ATGCCACGTAACATATGGTTGTTAATTATCGGGATGGCCATAAATGTAACAGGTGCCTCTTTTATTTGGCCCTTAAATACGATTTATATGCACAATGAACTAGGAGAATCACTGGCATTTGCAGGGGTCATATTAATGTTAAACCAAGGGTTCGCGATTATCGGGAATCTTATTGGTGGTCATTTATTTGATCGATGGGGCGGATATAAGACGATTCTAACTGGTTCCTCCATTGCGGTACTTTCTGCCTCCTTACTTGCGTTTTACCACACTATAGTCCCTTATACGCTGTTATTGATCGTTATGGGGTTTGGCGCTGGCATCACGCGTCCTGCTATGTTTGCGATGGCTGGATCAGTATGGCCGGAGGGAGGACGTCGAGCGTTTAATTCCATTTATGTCGCTCAAAATTTAGGGGTTGCACTCGGTGCTTCTATAGGTGGATTCGTGGCTGCATTTTCTTTTGAATATATCTTTATGGCAAATGCTTCTATTTATATATTATTTTTTGTCTATGTGTTTTTCGCGTATAAGCATATGGACACACATACACAAGCAGCCTATGCAGGGGTAAAAGAATTGAATACAAAAATTAAAGATAAAAAGGCTTTTCGTGCCTTGCTTATTCTTAGTGTTGGGTTCTTTATGTGTTGGATTGGTTATGTGCAATGGCAAACGACAATTGCCTCTTACACCCAAGACTTAGGTATTCCGGTCAATCAGTATAGCCTACTATGGACCATTAATGGGTTCCTTATTGTGGCAAGCCAGCCTTTGTTGAAGCTCTTAACAAAAAAGATACAAGATCCGAGGAAGCACATTTATATTGGAAATACGATTTTCATCCTTTCCTTTATAGTCATCTTGTTTGCGAAAAGTTTTACTATGTTTGCGGTCGCGATGATTATCCTTACCATAGGGGAAATGCTCGTTTGGCCGGCCATTCCTACATTAGCAAATCAACTAGCCCCAAAAGGACGAACTGGTTTCTATCAAGGCTTCATCAACAGTGTTTCGACAGCAGGACATATGGTTGGACCTCTATTCGGCGGCTTTATTGTAGATCAATATCATATTGAAATTCTATTCTATATTTTATTAGGAATCTTTCTTATTCCGTTTTGGTCCACTTATTTATACGACAAGGGACTTTCTTCGGAGAAAAGTTTACACACTAGTTGA
- a CDS encoding heavy metal-binding domain-containing protein, producing MIVLTGEHVPGYIVKEIKGPAFGLTVRARGLGKDITAAFKGLVGGEIRQYVEMLEDARKEAMDRMIENAQQMGADAIIMFRFDSGSISQNMSEIVAYGTAVSLEKDESW from the coding sequence GTGATCGTCCTAACAGGTGAGCATGTTCCCGGATATATCGTAAAAGAAATAAAAGGCCCCGCATTTGGTCTAACCGTGAGAGCGCGTGGTTTAGGAAAAGATATTACTGCCGCTTTTAAAGGATTAGTCGGTGGAGAAATTCGCCAATATGTAGAAATGCTTGAAGACGCTCGTAAAGAAGCAATGGATCGAATGATAGAAAATGCACAGCAAATGGGGGCAGATGCTATTATCATGTTTCGGTTTGATTCAGGAAGCATCAGTCAAAACATGAGCGAAATTGTTGCATATGGTACTGCCGTTTCCCTTGAAAAGGATGAGTCATGGTAA
- a CDS encoding DUF779 domain-containing protein yields MVEKVIATDATVELLSRLKERHGPLLFHQSGGCCDGSSPMCFPREEFKVGQTDVLLGYIGDTPFYMSKDQYEYWKHTQLIIDVIDGRGGMFSVEGPEGKRFLTRSRVFSETERDSLD; encoded by the coding sequence ATGGTGGAAAAAGTCATTGCGACGGACGCCACAGTGGAACTGCTAAGTCGATTAAAAGAGCGGCATGGTCCGCTATTATTCCATCAGTCCGGTGGATGCTGTGACGGTAGTTCTCCGATGTGTTTTCCTAGAGAAGAATTTAAGGTGGGTCAAACGGACGTGTTACTAGGTTACATTGGAGATACTCCTTTTTACATGTCAAAAGATCAATATGAATACTGGAAGCATACCCAATTAATCATTGATGTTATAGATGGAAGAGGTGGCATGTTTTCGGTAGAGGGACCAGAAGGGAAGCGGTTTTTAACACGTTCAAGGGTGTTTTCAGAAACAGAAAGAGACTCTTTAGATTAG
- the dhaK gene encoding dihydroxyacetone kinase subunit DhaK: protein MKKIVNDPNQVVQDMLKGLVAAYPESLKQVPDTTVVVRKDAPVTNKVALVSGGGSGHEPAHAGYVGAGMLDAAVCGETFTSPTPDQVFEAIKAVDGSAGVFLVIKNYTGDVMNFEMAAELAEAEGIRVEKVIVNDDVAVEDSSFTTGRRGIAGTVFVHKIAGAKADKGGSLEEVKAVADKVVANVRSMGMALSPCTVPASGKPSFELAEDEMEIGIGIHGEPGIERKTIATADEIAEELTGKILEDMDYTSSEVAVMVNGLGSTPEMELFILNGKVQDILAEKGIKVYKTFVGEYMTSLEMAGCSVSLLKLDDELKELLDSESKAPAFRI from the coding sequence ATGAAGAAAATCGTAAATGATCCAAATCAAGTAGTACAAGATATGTTGAAAGGACTAGTTGCCGCATATCCGGAAAGCTTGAAGCAAGTACCGGATACAACTGTTGTCGTACGTAAAGATGCGCCCGTAACAAACAAGGTTGCCTTAGTTAGTGGTGGAGGTAGTGGCCATGAGCCAGCCCACGCTGGTTATGTCGGAGCAGGTATGTTAGATGCCGCGGTATGTGGTGAAACTTTTACTTCTCCAACTCCTGACCAAGTCTTTGAGGCTATTAAGGCAGTAGATGGTAGCGCTGGTGTATTCCTTGTTATTAAAAACTATACAGGGGATGTCATGAATTTTGAGATGGCTGCTGAGCTAGCAGAGGCGGAAGGAATAAGAGTAGAAAAAGTGATTGTAAATGACGATGTGGCTGTAGAAGATAGCTCCTTTACTACAGGACGTCGAGGAATTGCGGGCACGGTTTTTGTTCATAAGATTGCTGGAGCAAAGGCAGATAAGGGCGGCTCCTTAGAAGAAGTTAAAGCAGTTGCAGACAAAGTAGTTGCGAACGTTCGCTCCATGGGGATGGCACTAAGTCCGTGTACGGTCCCAGCTTCCGGAAAGCCAAGTTTCGAGCTAGCAGAGGATGAAATGGAAATCGGCATTGGAATTCATGGGGAGCCAGGAATAGAGCGCAAAACAATTGCGACTGCGGATGAAATTGCGGAGGAGTTAACAGGGAAAATTTTAGAGGACATGGATTACACTAGCTCTGAAGTTGCGGTGATGGTAAATGGATTAGGCTCTACTCCAGAGATGGAATTATTTATTTTGAATGGAAAAGTACAAGATATCTTAGCAGAGAAAGGTATTAAAGTGTACAAAACGTTCGTTGGGGAATACATGACTTCCCTAGAAATGGCGGGTTGTTCTGTCAGTCTATTAAAACTCGATGATGAATTAAAGGAATTGCTAGATTCCGAGTCTAAAGCACCTGCATTTCGAATATAA
- a CDS encoding aldo/keto reductase: MKYRKIGKTDLESSVIGVGTWQFGGEWGKNFIQSEVDAILDTAQEQGINLIDTAECYGDHLSESLIGNYLSRRNREDWIVATKFGHHFIENFERTRHWNPDEVLKQLDDSLKSLQTDYIDLYQAHSCTDEEFDNDDLWTMLDKQVQAGKIRHLGISLRANDDTFQTKAASDMNAEAIQVVYNRLDRKPEDTVFPISEEQNLGVLARVPLASGYLSGKYKPGATFQKDDVRSRHDQKETEKLLRLVQEIEQHEVPKDIPMAAWALAWCLKHPAVSVVIPGCKTPEQVISNAEAADLDIVSSEHPQHVNR; this comes from the coding sequence GTGAAGTATAGAAAAATCGGGAAAACAGACTTAGAATCTTCTGTTATTGGAGTAGGTACATGGCAATTTGGTGGCGAATGGGGGAAAAACTTCATCCAATCCGAAGTAGATGCGATTCTAGATACTGCACAAGAACAGGGCATTAACCTTATTGACACGGCCGAATGTTATGGAGACCACTTATCCGAGTCGTTGATTGGAAATTATTTAAGTAGAAGAAATAGAGAAGATTGGATTGTAGCTACAAAATTCGGGCATCACTTCATCGAAAACTTTGAACGGACGCGACATTGGAATCCAGACGAAGTGCTTAAACAGTTAGATGACTCGTTAAAATCTCTTCAAACCGACTACATAGATTTATACCAAGCGCATTCGTGTACCGATGAAGAATTTGATAATGATGATTTGTGGACGATGTTAGACAAACAAGTGCAAGCCGGAAAAATTCGTCATCTAGGTATATCCTTACGTGCCAATGACGATACGTTCCAAACAAAAGCCGCATCTGATATGAATGCAGAAGCAATTCAAGTGGTGTATAACCGCTTGGATCGTAAACCAGAAGATACGGTATTTCCAATAAGCGAAGAACAAAATTTAGGGGTATTGGCTAGAGTTCCATTAGCTAGTGGCTATTTAAGTGGTAAATATAAACCTGGCGCAACATTTCAAAAGGATGATGTACGTTCCAGACATGATCAAAAAGAAACAGAAAAATTACTACGCCTTGTTCAGGAGATTGAGCAGCATGAGGTTCCGAAGGATATACCGATGGCCGCATGGGCACTTGCTTGGTGCTTAAAGCATCCAGCAGTTAGTGTTGTTATTCCTGGCTGTAAAACACCAGAGCAAGTAATCTCAAATGCAGAAGCAGCAGATCTCGATATCGTTTCAAGTGAACATCCTCAACATGTAAACAGGTAG
- a CDS encoding glycerol-3-phosphate dehydrogenase/oxidase has translation MSFSSLNRMETYKQMEESPLDLLVIGGGITGSGIALDAVTRGMKVGVVEMQDFAAGTSSRSTKLVHGGLRYLKQFEIGVVAEVGKERAIVYENAPHVTTPEWMMLPFYKGGTFGPFTTNIGLRVYDFLAGVKKEERRKMFSPDVALQKEPLLKREGIKGAGYYVEYKTDDARLTIEVMKKAVEKGALSLNYAKVSNLVYEEEKVTGVEVEDQIDGSKHTIYAKKIVNAAGPWVDTIREKDHSKKGKTLQLTKGIHLVFDQERFPLKQAIYFDTPDGRMVFAIPREGKTYVGTTDTVYKGNIAHPTMTVEDRDYVLKAIDFMFPEVNITADDVESSWAGLRPLIHEEGKDPSEISRKDEIFVSDSGLISIAGGKLTGYRKMAESVVDLVRDQLKQEIGILYSDTVTKHLPLSGGDVGGSKGYEQFYQSMVEKAKRLGLAEKDARTIAHRYGSNAEKVLRIYEEKKELAITEQVDPAVFAMLHYAIEEELAYKPVDFFIRRTGALFFDINWVHTHKESVIAYLAKLFSWDNERVKGYTDELDQLLYEAVHPVA, from the coding sequence ATGTCATTTTCCAGTCTGAATCGAATGGAAACATACAAACAAATGGAAGAATCACCTCTTGATTTACTTGTAATCGGTGGAGGGATCACAGGATCAGGTATTGCTTTAGATGCCGTAACAAGAGGTATGAAGGTTGGAGTTGTAGAAATGCAGGATTTTGCAGCTGGCACATCTAGCCGATCAACGAAGCTCGTTCACGGTGGTTTGCGTTATCTAAAGCAATTTGAGATTGGAGTCGTAGCGGAAGTTGGAAAAGAGCGTGCGATTGTGTATGAAAATGCACCGCATGTTACAACACCTGAATGGATGATGCTTCCTTTTTATAAGGGAGGAACATTTGGTCCTTTTACGACAAACATTGGATTAAGAGTGTATGACTTTCTAGCAGGAGTTAAAAAGGAAGAGCGAAGGAAGATGTTTTCACCAGATGTAGCACTGCAAAAAGAGCCACTTCTTAAGAGAGAGGGAATTAAAGGGGCAGGCTACTATGTCGAGTACAAAACGGATGATGCACGTCTTACGATTGAAGTTATGAAAAAAGCAGTAGAAAAAGGAGCACTGTCTTTAAACTATGCGAAGGTATCCAATCTTGTTTATGAAGAGGAAAAAGTAACTGGGGTAGAGGTGGAAGATCAAATTGATGGTTCTAAGCATACCATTTACGCTAAAAAGATTGTGAATGCTGCTGGTCCATGGGTCGATACGATTCGAGAAAAGGATCATTCCAAAAAAGGAAAAACCCTACAGCTAACAAAAGGAATTCACCTTGTGTTTGACCAAGAGCGATTCCCTTTAAAACAGGCTATTTATTTTGATACACCAGACGGCCGTATGGTATTTGCGATTCCTCGCGAGGGAAAAACTTACGTAGGGACAACGGATACGGTGTACAAAGGAAATATTGCGCACCCGACAATGACGGTGGAGGATCGAGATTATGTCTTAAAGGCTATTGATTTTATGTTCCCTGAGGTGAATATAACAGCAGATGATGTGGAATCTAGCTGGGCAGGTTTACGTCCACTTATTCACGAAGAAGGAAAAGACCCTTCTGAAATTTCTCGTAAAGATGAGATATTTGTCTCCGATTCTGGTTTGATCTCGATTGCTGGTGGAAAATTAACGGGATATCGCAAAATGGCAGAAAGTGTGGTTGATTTAGTAAGAGATCAACTAAAGCAAGAGATTGGCATTTTGTACTCGGATACCGTTACAAAGCATCTTCCTCTTTCTGGAGGAGACGTAGGAGGCTCTAAAGGCTATGAGCAGTTCTATCAATCAATGGTAGAGAAGGCGAAACGCTTAGGTCTTGCCGAAAAGGATGCTAGAACCATTGCACATCGTTATGGTTCAAATGCAGAAAAAGTGTTACGCATTTATGAAGAGAAAAAAGAACTAGCGATTACTGAGCAAGTGGATCCAGCCGTCTTCGCAATGCTGCATTACGCTATTGAGGAAGAGTTGGCATATAAACCGGTAGACTTTTTCATTCGAAGAACGGGTGCTTTGTTCTTCGATATAAATTGGGTGCATACACATAAAGAGTCTGTAATAGCTTATCTTGCTAAGCTCTTTAGCTGGGATAACGAACGTGTAAAAGGTTACACGGATGAGTTAGATCAACTTCTATACGAAGCCGTTCATCCAGTTGCATAA